ATGCAGCGAGAACACAGAGCGCAATTCAGAAAAATCGCCTGTCTCAGCAAACTTTGACGTTCCATTGTAAGCATGGAACTGCCAGTCCGATTGAGCGACACCCATTTCCAGGTCACCCTCACGAATGGCGTTAATGTTAAAGAGCGACCCGCCAGTGCTTTCTACCGAGCAGCGGATGCCATGCGTTTTGCGGTCCTTATTGACCAAACGACAGATTGCACCGCCCGTGGGATAGTAAACGCCAGTAATGCCGCCAGTCCCGACTGTGACAAAAACCCGTTCAGGCTCAGCGTATGCAGCCGTTCCAGCAGCAAAGACCAGAGCCAAAGTGGCCACCCACATCTTCAAACCCGTCACAATCCGGCTCATCACCGCACTCCCCGTTTTACCTAAGGCCATCCCATAGAAGATTGGGACTTCATCCTGTTAAGCCGCATGGTAAAGCGTCATCGACACAAAACAAGCAAGGAAAAGTGGGAAAAATGGGGCAGTTCGCCTGGAACACTTCCTGCAGCACACTGCCAGAACGATCTCCGACCGTTCCAAATTGAAACGTTTCGACGTTTCTGTGTAAAGTTTACGGGACGGGGGTCATGGATAAGTCAGTTGGTAAAGAGTTAGCGTAGATGCAATCCACGACCATTTTCAGACGCCTGTCGGCTCTTCTGCCCGCCATTGTGCTCATTGGCGCATTATGTGTGTCGTTTTACGACCCGCGCGGTTTCGCCACTGCCCTGTCCAATCAAACGTTCGATCTCTATCAACAGATCAAGCCAAGGCCGTCCGAAGCGCAGAAAAGTGTCTATCTCGACATCGGGCCAGCGTCGTCTGCGCGCTACGGCCATTGGCCTTGGTCACGGGCCCGCTTAGCTGAACTGGTGGACGCGGCCCGTAATGCTGGCGCTGAGACAGTGCTGCTGGACATGCCCCTGCCGGAGGCTGACACAACCTCTCCCCGCGAAGCGCTCAAAGTCTGGTCACCTCTCCCACCTGAAGCAAATGTGACAGCCCTTGCCGCAGCGCTCGCAGAGCTGCCAGACCACGACATATTGTTGGTTGAAGCTCTCAAAGCCGGTTCGTCGGTTGTCACGCTCACGCCTGGCAAGGGCGTGACGCAAAATGCGCCTTCTCAAGTCACTGACATTGCCGATACCGGCGGCAATCCGCTGCGTTACGCACCGAGATACGACAATTGGGTGCCGACGCTTGGGCGCCTGTCCCGAAATGCTGACGGCAACGGTGCTGGCATGCCAAGTCAACGACCCTCGGACCGGGTGCGCAGCATTCCAATGCTCGCAAATCTCGACGGAAAGCTCTTCCCTGCTTCCACGCTGGAGGCATTACGGGTCCATCAGGCCGCTGATGGATATGAAGCCCGTGTCACAATCCCCGAAGGGGCATTCGTGATAGGTGAACCCGCTGGTCTTGCGGAAGTCACCATCATCGGCACGGACAATAAGGTCCAGACGCAGGCTGATGGGTCTTTACGCCTCTATTTCCGGTCAATGCCTCAGCAATCGACATACGAAGCCTGGCGCATCATGGGAGACGCGGAAGCCTTCGACCTTAACGGAAAAATTGCAGTCATCGGCTTCTCGGTGAATGGAGCTGAAAGAACCTATGACACAGTTGTGGGTCCCCTTCCCTCCGGTGCCATCATTGCAGAAGCGATCGATCAGATTGCCTCGAACGCCTACCTTGTCCGTCCGGCCTGGGCGCAAAATGCTGAGCTGATATTTCTGACACTTATCGGAATCATTACCATGATCCTGGTAATCCGCAAGCGGGCTGGCTGGGGCTTCGTGTTCATGGGGCTGAGCCTTGGCGCCGCTGGCTATGGCGCGTGGTATCTGTTCGATACAGAAGGGTGGCTTCTGGATCCCATTTTTCCGGCAGCCTCTCTCACCGCCATATTCTTCACTACTACATTGGTGAACCGGTTCCGGATTGAGGCAGAAACACGGTTTATTGAAAACCAGATGACCCGTCGTCTCTCATCAAATGCGCTTGCAAAGGTTATTCGCAATCCCAAACTGATCCCCGAGCACGGAGAGCAACGCACGGTTACATCACTTGCTGTGGGACTGCGCGGCTTCAATGTGATTGCAGACCGCTACCTGGAAGACCCTGTGGCATACGCGGATATCCTGAACCGTTTCTTCTCGCCACTCACGAAAACTGTTCATGACCGCAAAGGCATGGTCGACAGGTACACTGGGGACACCATGATGGCGGTATGGAACGCACCTTTGAGCGAACCTAATCACGCAATGAAAGCCTGCGACGCCGCTTTGTTGATGCGCGAACAGTTGGATACGCTGAATGAGTTTCTGGAAGAAGATGCAAAACGACACAATCTGAGTCACATCCCGCTTTCCGTCAGCATTGGCGTAGAGACTGGCTCTGCAATCATCGGCAATATGGGCGCCACCCAAAGCTACGACTATGGTGTCCTGGGGGAACCCGTCAGTATCGCCCACTATCTGCGCCACCACGCGATCAATTATGGACCTGCTGTGATTGTTGGCGATGGATTCAAAGACGCCGTCGGGGACACATTTGCCTTGCTAGAGGTGGATCTCGTATCGACCCCCCGCCATCCGGACGGTTGGCGAGCTTACGCTCTCCTGGGCGACTCCATTGTGCGCG
The DNA window shown above is from Parvibaculaceae bacterium PLY_AMNH_Bact1 and carries:
- a CDS encoding adenylate/guanylate cyclase domain-containing protein (Derived by automated computational analysis using gene prediction method: Protein Homology.) — protein: MQSTTIFRRLSALLPAIVLIGALCVSFYDPRGFATALSNQTFDLYQQIKPRPSEAQKSVYLDIGPASSARYGHWPWSRARLAELVDAARNAGAETVLLDMPLPEADTTSPREALKVWSPLPPEANVTALAAALAELPDHDILLVEALKAGSSVVTLTPGKGVTQNAPSQVTDIADTGGNPLRYAPRYDNWVPTLGRLSRNADGNGAGMPSQRPSDRVRSIPMLANLDGKLFPASTLEALRVHQAADGYEARVTIPEGAFVIGEPAGLAEVTIIGTDNKVQTQADGSLRLYFRSMPQQSTYEAWRIMGDAEAFDLNGKIAVIGFSVNGAERTYDTVVGPLPSGAIIAEAIDQIASNAYLVRPAWAQNAELIFLTLIGIITMILVIRKRAGWGFVFMGLSLGAAGYGAWYLFDTEGWLLDPIFPAASLTAIFFTTTLVNRFRIEAETRFIENQMTRRLSSNALAKVIRNPKLIPEHGEQRTVTSLAVGLRGFNVIADRYLEDPVAYADILNRFFSPLTKTVHDRKGMVDRYTGDTMMAVWNAPLSEPNHAMKACDAALLMREQLDTLNEFLEEDAKRHNLSHIPLSVSIGVETGSAIIGNMGATQSYDYGVLGEPVSIAHYLRHHAINYGPAVIVGDGFKDAVGDTFALLEVDLVSTPRHPDGWRAYALLGDSIVRASPKFRALEDGHRKLFEAYRNQRWDAAREALGHCRGLNGSISTLYDFYEARIKQMENESPGPNWNGSYYAGRF